One Nicotiana tabacum cultivar K326 chromosome 23, ASM71507v2, whole genome shotgun sequence genomic window, TACATCCTAGATACTGCAAGAACCTTAAAGTTTCAAGCCAATTTTTCCTTAAGGTTCTGGGGAGAGTGTGTAATGACAATAGTATATctcattaatagaattatatccAAAACCGTAGGAGGTAAGTCCCCATTTGAGCTGGCATTTCACAAACAACCATTTCTTGATCATCTGAGGGTTTTTGGTCACCTTTATTATACAGCAAACCTCGAGAAGCATGATAAATTTTCTCTAAGAGCAATTCTTGTTGTACTTTTAGGCTACTCCCTGGTACAAAAGGGATACAAACTATTTGATTTGCATAATCATTGTGTATTTGTGAGCAAGGATGTCATTTTTAAAGAGGATCAGTTTCCCTTCAAAGACTCACTGCCTATATCTCCATCTGAATCCACTGCAGTTCAACATTCTCTCAATGTACCCTTTGACTCAGAAGATCTGCATAGTCCTGCCATTTCCTCTTCTGAGACCACTACCACAACTGATGTCTCTATTGCTGCTACTCCCATTAGTTCACCTGCTAGTTTTTTGCAGTCTCCAGTTTCCAGCTTTCCACCAATGGTGCACATTGAAGCTGCAGTTCCTTCCACTGTTAGCTACTCTACTAGGGTGTCCAGACCTCCTATATGGATGAGTGATTATGTAGTTCCTAGTAGAAGCAAGGCCCTTGTGTTTATCCTATTTCAGACTCCATCAACTACCTCTTATTACAACCATCCTATTCTAAGTGCCTTGCAGCATACTCTGCTGAAGTAGAACCCAAAATCTTCATTAAAGTTGCTCAAGATCCCAAATGGGTTGCAGCTATGCAACAGGAGATTCAGGCTCTAGAGGATAATCAGACATGGAGTCTAGTCCAATTACCAGCTGGAAAACAACCCATAAGGTGTAAATGGATTTATAAAATCAAGTACAAAGCTTCAGGGGAAGTAGAAAGGTATAAGGCTAGGCTTGTGGCCAAGGGCTATACTTAGAAGAAAGGCTTAGATTACTGATACATTCTCACTTGTGGCCAAAATGGTCACTGTGAGATCTGTCATAGCAGTTGTTGTACACTCAAGTTGGCCTCTTTATCAAATGGATCTTCACAATGTATTTATGCAAGGTGATCTGAATGAAGAGGTGTATATGACTATTCCTCTTGGTTTCTCTAAGGATGCTGCAAGGCAAGGGGTATCAAGTTTGCAGACTTCATAACTCATTGTATGGTCTTAAACAAGCTTCTCAGCAGTGGAATATTAAACTCATAGAAGCATTGCAGAAGATGGGGTTCTCACAAAGCCACTATCAGTACTCAAATCACAAAGAAGCCAGGAAATTGTCTACTACTAGTGCTGATCTATGTGGATGACTTGATAGTCACAGGCAATGATGCTAATGAGATCTCTAACACTAGAAGAGATTTGCAAAAGTTATTTAAAATGAAGGACTTAGGAGAACTTAAGTTCTTTATAGGAATTGAATTTGCAAGGTCACATAGAGTCATATACATGAGTCAAAGAAAGTATGCCCTTGGACTCATCTCAGAACTAGACTTAGCAGGAGCTAAACCTGCAAGCACTCCACTTGAAGTGAACCAAAAACCGACCTGTATTGACTTTGATCAGCTAGTAGGTCCATCAGATGGCATGGCACATGATGCAGCACTACAAGATGTGGGAGAATATCATAGGCTTGTGGACAGGTTGTTGTATCTCACAATAACCAGGCCAGATATCTCATTTGCTATGCAGACATTAAGTCAATTCATGCATGCTCCTAAACAATCCCATATGGATGTAGCTATCAGGGTGGTGAGATATATTAAGAGTGCACCTGGACAAGGCTTATTGCTACCAGCAGAAGGAAATAGGGAGCTGAGAGCATACTGTGATATAGATTGGGGGGAATGTCTTCAAACTAGAAGATCAGTAACACGGTACCTGGTATTCTATGGAGATGCTCTAATCTCATGGAAATCGAAAAAACAAGAGACAGTGGTAAGGAGCTCAGCTGAGGCAGAGTTCAGAAGTATGGCATCCACAACAGTAGAAATAGTTTGGTTGATTGGATTGTTTGCAGAGTTGAACATTGAACTCAATAGGCCCGTAAACATGATGTGTGATAGTAAAGCAGATATTCAAATAGTTGCCAATCCTATATTTCATGAACGTACAAAACACATAGATATAGACTGTCATTTCATTCGAGAAAAGATCAAGGCATGCTTAATCAAGACATTATATGTGAATACGAATGAGCAGATAGTAGATGTGTTGACTAAAGGTCTTGGGAAGACACAACATGATCACTTATTATACAAACTAGGAGTGAAGAACATTTTCCTctcctccagcttgagggggagtattgaGCCAACGTGAAGAAATAGGAATTTTAGGGACCTAATTGTACATAATCCAAAGTTGTAACTAATTTAGTGAAGAGTACTGTTAGTCGGTTAATTAGCTGTAGATACTTAGAGTTGGAAGTTAGTCAGATATGTATAAAAGGTATTAGCTAGTGTCATTAGCGTGTAAGCATTCATTCTGTGATGAAATGAAGAAGCAATTTGTTCTCTCCGGTCGATCTCTCTCTCATTCTTCTAGATTCTTCTCATCTCATTTCGATCCTAGAATCTCAATACACGTGAAGAGGGATGATCAAATATCTTTAGCAAAATTTGATAGTAAGCAACAGTAGCAAGGAAAGCTTCAGCACCGGATATAACTCTTTATGTAAAAATTGTAAATTATACCGATATTTAGTATAGTAGTTTAAGGAGAAGATTGTAGCTAAGGCAAGAGTTTCATTAAGGAGATTAAAAAAGCTTTTATGTGCCTATGGGATTCAGTATATTACAATTTTCTGTAAAGGAGATTCAGTTAAACCTCTTTATTTGGCCCCGACACTCATGAGAATTAACGAATTACTAGTGTTCAAGTATTTTGCATTCCAGTACAAGTATTCATTAGATTTATTGTcgaaactttttttttttccgaCAATTAATATATTCCAGTCAATATATCATATTAGCACTGCGATTCTCACACAAGCTTCAACTAGTCTGACTTATTAAATAATCGAGAAGAAATATATCATAAGCAAAATGCATTGACTTTGGACAATTTCTTGTTTGCTTGAGGCGCCAAGATGCTGGTAACTATTCGCATATTCTTTTGGAAGTCTCTATTACGATAACGTCCTGACATTTAATTAAAGATTTCTTTTTTTAACATTTAATAAAAGGTTCAACAACCAATTATTAGATGTTCAAAACAGGTATGTATTtaccttttccttttccttttcctttaaaGGGGTTACGTTAAATTACATGTATAACACCTTAATCTAAAGTAGTTGAGGTTTATCTATTTTAGATGATTTATTATAATCTACACTATATTTATGCTAATGTTAAGCTATTCTTACCCTCCTTTTATTCGAGCTGAGATCATCTATATTTTACAAGATTTTATAGACAGagcaaaacatttttttttcatatttgaaattgttttttgtttgagaaattaaagtaCATTAACATGATAAATAATGAGATCACATTAACAGCCAGCTCATGAAATAGAATATCTTATATGGGACTTATAAATCCGAAAGTGCTCGGTAAATGAGGGGTTTAATTTTAAGGTAAATTCACAAATGATCacataactatttttttttttttgcgccAAAGTCATAATAATTGGTCACACAAATACACGTTGTTTGGTCAAGCTTACAcgatttttctcaaaatattacACTCTTTTAAGAGATTCCTACACGTTATGTATAGTTTTCCAATCTTTTCAGCTACCAATGTGGGACTGTGTTTGTACATCCAACAGTAAACTTCTGATGGACATAAATATTTTTTTGCTAAAGTGTCACATCCCACATTGTTTcacttttttaaaacaaataaccTTTGGGAAAAAACAAATTGCTCGCTTACATCATTAATTTATCTATATAAAATGTCTCACTTGGTAGCAACCTTTTCCTACACTTGTCTGTCTGAGTTTTTTCAAACTGAATTTTTTGGAAGCAAATAACAAAGGACAAGACAAAGTGGGATCAtcatcttgatttcattaatttgtagTCGATAAAAACAATGAATGGAAAAAATGGCAACAATTTGGTCAATGAAATTGAAGAATTAGAAGAAGAGGAGAAATTTTATTATTCTACAAGTGATTTATTTGAAATAGATCATGGAGGTGAAGTGGAAGGCAGTTTGTTTTCCTTTGACTTCAACAATAAAGGAGAGCATGATATTGTTTATGTTGTTGTTGGGAATAACAGTTCTGCTAACACAAACAAGATTAGCCTGGAGTCGAGCATTGATGCATTGTTTTGGACTCTCAAACATGGTGTAATCAATCCAAATTCTGCCATTGTTTTCCTCATTCATATCtttcctcaaaccaagctcaTCCCTACTCCTTgtaagctctctctctctctctctaacacACAGAGATGCACAAGAAATAGTCTCGTAAATACCCTTGACTTTAATAGAACTCCAGCGTGAATGGCGTGGATTCCCACGTATCATTATACTGCAGGAAAAATGTCCAAATTTACTCTTGACTATGGTTTAAATCAACATTCTATTATACTTGAAATAGAGCGTAATTACGAGATAATTTACCAAGGACAAGGGTATAAATGACCTCAAAATATAAGAGAGGGTAAGCTCATCCGTACTCCTTATAagctctcacacacacacacatgtacAAGAAATAGTCTCGTAAATACCCTTTGCTTTAACAGAACTCCAGCGTGAATGGAGTGAATCACACGTATCGTTATACTTTGGGAAAAAGGTCCAAATTTACTCTTAACTATGGTTTAAAGTAAGCAACATTCTATTATACTTGAGATAGAGCTTTGTCGGGTTAAAGAGTAAACACGAGACAATTTGCTAAGGGCAACGGTATAAATGACCTCAAAATATAAGAGAAGGTAAGCTCATCCCTACTCCTTGTaagctctctctctcacacacacacaaagaTGCACAAGAAATAGTCTCGTACATGCCCTTGACTTTAACTGAACTCCAGCACAAATGGATTGGATTCCCACGTATCATTATACTTCAGGAAAAATGTCCAAATTTACTCTTGATTATGGTTTAAAGTAACATTTATTGTACTTGAGATAGAGCTTCTTCTGTCTTGTTAGAGGGTAAATACAAGACCATTTGCTAAAGGCGAGGGtagaaataatctcaaaatatAAGAGACGGTAAAATTAAAATAGTTCGTTTAACAGAGGAGTATTTACGTTTTCCCttcttgaaaagaaaaaatattagaATTCAGATCTAATTTAGTTTATTGTGCTCTATAAACAATCCAAATTTGATAAATATTTAATGATGATGATACAACAGTGGGAATGATGCCAATACACCAAGTGAATGAAGTGCAGAAGGAAAGCTATATGGCTcaagaaagaagcaagagaaggCAGTTTCTCCAAAAGTTTGTTGACATCTGCTCTGCTTCCAAGGTGCACAAATAAACAACACATAATTTCTTTTATAGCATGTTCACTTCcttgagccgaggatctatcCAAAACTGCTTCTCTATTTCTATAAGATAggaataaggtctgcgtacacattaccctccccagaccccatgcATAGAAAaacactaggtttgttgttgttgttgttgttgtttgcccATAGCATGTTAGCAACTTGCAGAAACAACAGTTAGGAGCCGCATAGCTCAAGAGTGGTCAGTTGAACACTCTAATCCGAAAAATCATACTGTGTATATAGATCAAATATTACGTTATGATATGTATGCCACTTTAAACAGGTTAAAGTGGACACTATACTAATTGAGAGTGACATGGAAGCCAAAGCTATACTGGACCTCATTCCCATCTGCAATATAAGAAAGCTGATTCTTGGTACTTCTAAAGCTAATCTCAAGTATGAGCAAAAATCACTTAACTGCTACTCCACTTCTCCATCAGTTTTAAGCTGCTTTCTATTAGTCATCTTCCTAATAATGCTCATAAACTCATCTGATAGGAAAATGAGATCAAGAAGAGGTAACGGAACGGCTGATCAGATATTACAAAATGCACCAGAGTTCTGTGAGGTTAAGATCATATGTGAAGGCAAGGAAATTGTAGAGCTACAGATGTTTGAATCTCCTTCTCTCCGGAACTCCAATGGCAGCGCAACGTCCATTGAAGGCCAAATCCAGAAACAGAATCAAGAAGTCCAGAATGAATCCATTGGATGTGGAGGATGTTTTGGAGCCAAGATCATGTCTTAGATCTATAGTTCATAGTATCCTACCAAAGACTTGAAAGATGTAAATATCTATCACCAAACAGCTGGTTTTCACAAGCATCTCCCTTCTTTATCATACCATAAATTACATGTTACTATTAACAGTTACTGTACATTCAAAAAACAATACACCAATGTATCATTAACAAAGAAGTAAATCtttatttttcccatttttcacttCTTCCTGCTAAGATCATAATAAGCAATGGCTGCTTTTGTAGACATTGCAAAAGTGGCTGATTTCCTAACCCCATGAAAAGGGCAGCCCGatacactaagctcccgctatgcatgGGATCTGGAAAAGGATCGGAtcataagggtctattgtacgcagccttaccctgcatttctgcaagaggctgtttccacagcTTTCCACGGCTCAAACTCATAACCTACGGCTCGAACTCGTAACCTACTGGTCACATGACAGAaattttaccagttacgccaaggctctcCTTCATTTCCTAACCCCATGGGCAGGGAATAATATGTGGCTAAAGATACTGATATTATTGCCTGATATTTAAGGAATGACaaggaaaagcaaaaaagaaaagagcCAAAAAGCAAATATTAGATAGGAGAAAGTAAAAGGTAGCAAATTCACTGTGGTCTAAATGTCTGGAAATACACCAACGTCCAAAAGTATGGTTAACGCATAACTTGAGATTGAATCTAAACTATCTCACACTATACTGTACCTTTGGGTTGGAATACAAACTCTAGCTAGTATCCAAAAGCAATATACAATCATCTTGCTTAACTATAGTCATGTGGCCAAAAACAGTTTCCTGTTCATGGCATGCCATATCACCTAAAGCCACACTGATTTTGAGTAATCCAATTGCATACCTCCTTTAACAAGAATATACTTGCCTTTTACCGTTTAGACACCGTTGTAAATACGGAGACTAAAACTGGGAGGCAGCTCTAGCTTGAAGCACGTACAGATTCACAAATAATAAGGTCTGACACCGTTATGGATAGTGACGACGTGACCCTGCTCATATACCACTTTGACAAGAAGAACCTGCCATCCTGATCACTAGCAATCCCTGAATTCAGGATTTGTCCTCCACCAATTCAGAAAAATTACCAGTCGGGCTAATATTTACTAGAAGAAATCAAATTCGAGGTAGTTATCAGAACCCTTTTGGCTGGGAGGCACTGCTGCAAGAGCAGTCTTATGATTTGTAGATGCTGCTGGAATTGGTAGTCTCTCAAATTCAACAGGTTTAGGGACATCGGGAGGGGTAGCACAGCGTATTAGTGCCCAATTAACCCCTTCGAAGAAAGGGTGTTGTTTTATCTCAGTTGCCCCTCTTTTGTATGCTAATCTGTTCTGTGGTTCTTTTATGAGTAAACCCCTAATCAGATCTCTTGCTGCAAAACTAACAACTGGCGATTCTGGAAATCTAAGAGGTTGCCCCACTACATTGAATAATGTAGCTCGGTTACCAGATCCTTTAAATGGAGTTTTACCAAACAAGAGCTCATAGAGAAAGATCCCAAAAGTCCACCAATCCACTGCACTTCCATGACCTTCGCCTTTGATAATCTCTGGTGCCAAGTATTCATGAGTTCCCACAAATGACATAGAGCGAGCGGCAGTAGGTTCTGCCATAAGTTCTGGTAAGGGCCTAACTTGGTTGCCGATATCATTTTTGGGTTTCCGATCCTTCTTGGATTTACTGGAAAAGAGGCGACGAGAGAAGCATGTTGTAGGAACAACACATGATGGTTGAATGCAGGAAGGTTCAATGCACGCCGGCTGGACACAGTAACCAGAGTTCTTCCTCAGAGGATCCGAATCCAGGGATGATGTCTTGACCAGCGTTGGGCTAAAAGCACAACAAAGTGACAGGTCAAAGTCTGAAAGCATTATATGTCCATCTTCTCTAACAAGGATGTTTTCTGGCTTAAGGTCACGGTAGATAATCCCAAGCATATGGAGATATTCTAGAGCTAGAAGGACCTCAGCaacataaaatctgaaaatggaGAAAGTTAAACATTCAGTAACATAGACATTGTCAATAAAATGCTTGATATAGCAAAAGAGTATTCTCTTCACAGGAAGCAGTAGACTGTATTTCTTAGCTAAACTATTATTCTAGTCGAACCAAAGGACAATTTTGTTTGCTGGAGAGAACTAAAATTTCATTCCTACACTCTAAAATGAATCCTCGGAATATGAGAAAGAATCCAATCTCCTTATAAAGAAGGAGAGGAAATTCGGTAACTTGGTAGCGAGACAAAAAACAATTGAAAAGTCTGAATATGAGAAACAAACGGCATCACATGCAACGGACTTATTACTCAACAAAGGCAAATTGAGAGCCAAGACTTTCTCAAAACTGCAAAAGATGCTCCTagaaccttagtaagggaaagcGGGTAGTTATTTCCTCTAAGCTTTAATTTAAAGGCACTTGTGCATTATGTCACTCGTACAGCAGCATAAGGTTCAAAGTGCAGTTGACTACATAAATATGCTTGCTCCAAACACCAGTAGAGTATATCCTAGGAACTGAAAGAATAAACTGCTAACTTATGGCCTAAACTTCAGGGCAATATTCAAAAACTGCAAAACGGAGGACCTGGAGATAACAAAATTAGAGGAACTTTCACATAAGAGCAACAACTAAACTACTTTGTTGAAACAGCCTTCTTCAATGATGGATCTACGACTGGAAGTTCTAGAATAATGATCCTGTTACTCGGAAAAAGTAGTAAAACAATATGGATTTCAGAAAGTAGCAGTAGGAAAAATCGTATCACCAGAAAAACTGAAAAGAGGTCATACTTCACTGCTTGTTCAGAAAAATGTTTCCCCGGCTGTCTCTGCCTAAGACTATGTAGATCCCCTCCGGGGCAGAATTCCATGaccaagcatgaaaatttgtcaGTCTCAAAGTGGCTGTAGAGAGACGGAAGAAAAGGATGGTCGAGGGATTGTAAAATTTCTCTTTCTGTCTGAGCACGAAGAAGCTTCTTGCGGCCGGCAAGAGATGCTTTATCCATGACTTTCATAGCAAAGTAACACTTGGTTCCACTCAGTTCAGCCAAGTAAACGCTCCCAATATCTCCACAACCCAACCTTTTGAGCAGTCTGAAATGGCTCAAACCTAAGCTACCATCTTTAGATCGGACAGCTTGGATAGCTTCCCATCTCAAGTCATTTGTTTTGTGGGGTTTGTTTATACTGCTGCTAAAACTGCTAAAGCTGCTTTCGTCACTCACATCAGTGCTGCTGCTTCCTCTACACATGCTGCTCTTTCCACTCTCAACAAAATCAGCACGATCACTAGTTTTGGCTAGACTACTAGTACCATCGCTGACTTTAGCAGAACCTGAACTGTTCTTTCCACTAGTTTGCTCagatgttttcttttcttgatCAGCAGAAGATTCAAGTGAGCTTCTAGTTCCATTTGCTTCATGTCGCGCAGGTGTCAACACATTCAGAATATCAGTGGGAGCACCTTTAGATTTATCAATTGACAGATCATTGGACCCCTTTTGATT contains:
- the LOC107794175 gene encoding U-box domain-containing protein 35-like, whose protein sequence is MNGKNGNNLVNEIEELEEEEKFYYSTSDLFEIDHGGEVEGSLFSFDFNNKGEHDIVYVVVGNNSSANTNKISLESSIDALFWTLKHGVINPNSAIVFLIHIFPQTKLIPTPLGMMPIHQVNEVQKESYMAQERSKRRQFLQKFVDICSASKVKVDTILIESDMEAKAILDLIPICNIRKLILGTSKANLKKMRSRRGNGTADQILQNAPEFCEVKIICEGKEIVELQMFESPSLRNSNGSATSIEGQIQKQNQEVQNESIGCGGCFGAKIMS
- the LOC107794173 gene encoding serine/threonine-protein kinase D6PKL2, which gives rise to MASNFGARPPLEPKEKPVSARQTAETNDSSSFLAQVSKMNELSLVLSDKLPESGKITTHDVDGAMNDKKSANYNQKGSNDLSIDKSKGAPTDILNVLTPARHEANGTRSSLESSADQEKKTSEQTSGKNSSGSAKVSDGTSSLAKTSDRADFVESGKSSMCRGSSSTDVSDESSFSSFSSSINKPHKTNDLRWEAIQAVRSKDGSLGLSHFRLLKRLGCGDIGSVYLAELSGTKCYFAMKVMDKASLAGRKKLLRAQTEREILQSLDHPFLPSLYSHFETDKFSCLVMEFCPGGDLHSLRQRQPGKHFSEQAVKFYVAEVLLALEYLHMLGIIYRDLKPENILVREDGHIMLSDFDLSLCCAFSPTLVKTSSLDSDPLRKNSGYCVQPACIEPSCIQPSCVVPTTCFSRRLFSSKSKKDRKPKNDIGNQVRPLPELMAEPTAARSMSFVGTHEYLAPEIIKGEGHGSAVDWWTFGIFLYELLFGKTPFKGSGNRATLFNVVGQPLRFPESPVVSFAARDLIRGLLIKEPQNRLAYKRGATEIKQHPFFEGVNWALIRCATPPDVPKPVEFERLPIPAASTNHKTALAAVPPSQKGSDNYLEFDFF